The following DNA comes from Bactrocera dorsalis isolate Fly_Bdor unplaced genomic scaffold, ASM2337382v1 BdCtg366, whole genome shotgun sequence.
CAAAATTAGGTTCAAGTTGTTGTATCTCTTTAATTTAGGTCTCTTTTAACTGTATTTCTTTGCAGTTTATGTGCgcatgttttgttatttttcgttTGCCCCACAAAATATGTTCACCTTACTTTATGATAAAGAGTTGATGTTTACAACCTATGGCTGCCAAGTTGGTTTGCTGTCATCTGTCTAatcttttgtttatatttcattCAACGTTGTCTATTTGGGGCTTACATAGTGCAGTTTGAAAGCATAGTTTGCGAGCGTTTTACGGAGAAAAATAATCTATAGCAAACAGATACTGCTTTTGATGTTACTTCTTGGTAGTCGATTTAAGGGAAAGCCTGTCTTTGAAAGCCTGTGCTCGTCTATGAAAAACTGAGGTTCTAAGAATTATTATGTAGAGCGCAAAGGAAACCGTGAAATGAACATTGAAGAAACAAAGCTAACCTCAAAGTCCGAGAAATGTTCAATTAAGAGTCTCCTAAAGATCGATGacgatattttataatttttttctttatatatcaTTAAAGACTGGACAAAGGACTGTCTGAAAAATGTGTTCAtcagaaaattttatgaaaaagttaAACTCGCATCGCTGAAGTCCGTAATTGAGCGCGGGGTCTTGAGTAAAACCCCTATTTCACCAACCcattcatattaaaaatagatattatatttttttttgtcactgtGGGGAAAATCGGatggtatttataaattttataaatatatatatgcatataatatatatgtagttatatattttttaaaattatttttaaatatatgcagCTATATAGCTAAGCATACTTATCTATCCAACCATTCCCTTTATCAATTTCgtaatttctttataatttttccataaacCCTAAAAGAACAAGCCTCAGTATATGataaatatatactcgtatgtatatattgaatcTATGCATGATTACTATTATTTTACCCGACCCTAGTCACCTTCAAAAGAACGTTCAGGGTGTGTTTTCTTTTCAAGCTAaattactatgtatgtatatatgtatgcttgtgaatatgtacacatacttacatatatatgtacatacatacgttcggTAGAGCATATGTATAGGGGAGCAAGCAAATATGGGTTTCAGCTCAGCTGGCTTGAGTGCGGTGTTATCGGTAAGGGATATCAGATTCAAGCATGGTATTTATATGGGCTCGTTGTTACTTCTGTTGCCGTCATTGTCCTCATTCGGATAACTTTTGAAAGCAAAGTTATTATCGCAAGAGTTTCGTCAGTTATGCCTTCTCTGCTCTTCGTTGCGTTTACTTTGAAAGTGTGAGTCTCAATTTTATATAATGGCGTCGTAGAGAAAACTCGTATTTTTTGGGTTTACGACAGTCGTCCATTATTTTACGAATATAAATGCGCATAAGCAATGAATCGTTTAATCCCAAGTGTCTTAGATATCAAGTttgaatacataaaatattaaaagtttagattgaatattcgaaaattatGCCTTGTAGGTTAAATGACTGTGAAACGAAAGTTTTAAAAGTATATATTGTGTTGTAGTATGAAGAGAAAATGTAGCTCAAACTTTTATAAAGGTCTGTTGTAAGATCCTCTTAATAAACTTCTTAACCTTcgactaatatttattatttgtccGACAATAATCCACAGAATAGGTTCtagtttaaatctttaaaatagTTGTGTTAAGccgttacatgggtttcctcgagaaaaaacagcctttttcaacaattttttcctcATCTAAagaattaaatgttttattagaattttctaCTTACAAACCTACactatgaacaaaaaaattctgcaatttttggaaaaaaaaaatatttcaaactcgGCCATTGCTACGCCATTTCCGGCGAACCCTCGGAAAAAAAGATGTTTTAGTTAATGCCTTAACtcagaacttggacgaaggggaaaaaacctgaaaattggatttttggcagacattgttacaaaaaaatgaaaatttcagtgaaaatttcggaacattttacttttgaaatagtcgtaatcgaaaaaaaatccttcatccaggtctttaagaattgtatctcaaagatctgtgtGATATTTCATGAAGTTCGGtggagtagttctcgagaaatcttgctaaCTGagttcaaaaacacagtttcgagaaaaatcaattttttgaaacccgtaaacccatgtaaagTGGAACTTGGAATTGTGATCCAAAATACATgtacttttttatactcttgtaacatcttttgttcacctaacggttgtttgtatcacataTAAATAGTCGAGATAGGTGTAAAGGATCCAATGTCACGTGTCACCGCCTATATTTAcgtaaaatcacatatctcccGACATACTTGCCCAATTTTAAACAAGTTTGGTGCTTAAgattattttcacatttatgtatattacactgtgaaaatgggtgaaacCGGACTGGAAATACTCCTACTTCCCGTAtgacataaatttaaattctatctatctatatcttgataaaactttgcacgaatagtgcctTTGAGGTGAGCCactttatgactaaaaattgtccaaatcggaCCAAAACTATACACACCTAAGATATCGAATATGTGGGCGACAGTTCCTATTGcgaactttttaccgaaaatataatCAATGTcagatttattaaagaaatttgaaaaaaacccCAGCATTATTCCTTAAAGTTGCGAGAAtatgaaatattcggttacatccgaacttagcccttccttactttttatatttgctcTATGTCTGGCGTCCTTGTTCTAAACCCTATATTTGTATCATACAGAAAACTTTTGTAATCACTTCTCTTTTAATGCTCATTTtctatcattttatttatttgtgattttaatCCAGCAAAAATTTGTATACGGATGGCAACGCTTAAatgctataaaataaaaaaaaattcttagaaatCGATCGACCTTAATGCAGTGCCTAAAGATAATTCAtttctaaagtaaaaaaataaaaattctttaaccttaatattttcagaaattgcAGACCTTCCAGGTAGTTTCACCTTTTGTTGTCGACCATCAAGGAAAGGGGCGTTCTAGTGTAGACAACATTTACCAGGATTATCTTAAAGACACCACAGAAGTCTCTACCTACATAtctaaaataattgtaatactCACTTAAGGgcgtcaaacatttttttaaaggcCAGTTAAAAATGTATTACCCGTTTGAAATACAAACATCTGTCATGTAAATATTAGCATACTTTATTAAATTCCATTATTACACACAAAAAGCCTCATTAAAGCGATTGTATCTTTTCAAAGCTATTCTTCTTTCAACATCCTTTGCTTTGGAAACATAATTcagtaaaatcaatttattaaattaagcaaaagtacatacaaactTATGCAAATATACCAcagatatttatttacttttcgaaTGTTGAAAACTGCCGAAGAAGAAAGACATCATTTGTTATCGGCCATCAAAAGAGAGATAGATGGACGAGATTAACATCAAACAAGTAGAACTAATGAATTCACATGAAGAATCTGACTTAATACcaacacaaatatacacacatttcaatgaatactatatatacatacaataaaagTTTCTACACAAACATTTTTGAGATTGACAAAAACAACATGCAGCTTACGAACGTCACCAACTCACCATTGCACAGGATGGTAATTCAACCTGACAACTTTCCACCCTCACAAAAGGTTGGTTCAATTGGATGGACGACGGGcatacaaatgaatataaatagaCCCTTCGTTACCGCCAACCGACCCGATAAAGTGTGTACACAACCTACAATAGTTGAAAGAAACTTTTGGTTTTAGCGCGCACAAGGACTTTTCCATGAATTTCCGGACTTTTGCTGACCAGTTGCGGATGAAACTCaatatctatatatagtatacttgtAAAATGACTGCGGCTGAAGGGTGCGCTAAAACCCGAAGGAAATGAAAGTAGTAATGGTAGGgtataaaataaatgagaacTCATAAACGAGGTAGTCCACCACCATCGAGTTGCCTAGCAGCTGTGTATCTACCTACTGAAGAAGTGTGTACATAGTAAATGGTTATAAGGCAAAATTGTTATAAAGATATCTCAAGTTACCTTGGAAAGTTCGATAGCAAGCCAGCTGTGAGTTcaaagtacatatgtagtagGTACGTAACCCCTGAATGGCATGCCGAAGATGTACTGAATTTCTAATGTGAGTAAGTGAGTTCGATTTCCAGTAAATTATTCTGcttaatttttatgcatttgcAATGGTCGTGAGGTCTAATAATAACTAGAAAAAACTGATCCTATGTTGCTTGTCAGTTGCCTGGTAACTGGTATTTAGTTAGAGTTAAATCTACATTTTCGTAACATAATGACTTATGTGGATGAACCAGCCACGATTAACCAGTTCGTTGCCAATATGGGTATAAGGGTGGTTATAGTATAAAGAGTAACACTCCTATTGCGGTTCAAATGTAAAATTCAGTTGAATTGAATTCGATACAGCTcaactttaaaacaaattaactcTTTTTTTGGCATTACAACTAATTTCAGTTGAAGTTAAATTGTTTGCCGaactaaacaagtaaggaaaaggTAAGGATGGGCTAAGtacggtgcaaccgaacatttcatactcttgcaacttgcaagaatcaatactttaagatgtaaaaaaatcatatagagtaaagtcagccagatgttcgaaaataaTAGGGGCTATGCCAagtttcgctcaaatttatctattttaggcacaaagataactcacatattggccgatatatgtggTACAATGTCaccccgaagttcgaaaatctttatattaagtatatgggggctaagggaagtattggtccgattcaaccaattgttgacatacagacataccattataaccATTATAAGGGAAGAATTTTCCATTAGTTTCAATcatatatctcacatattggccgatattttctatcaaaagtcaactataggtaccggggtctaaatattcggtacctagcgGCTTCAACAGTTTTtagatttaaacaattttcggtCAGAAGATTGCACATAGTAAATACATTATTCatacaaagttttatcccgttatattaattgcttcttgatttgtgtactggaaactgaatgaatgaaatggaatttaaaattgtgctatatggaaagtaggcgtggttgttatcCAATTTCGTCCATTCtcacaatgtgacataagaatgtaagagaAATGCcatgtactaaattttgtcgaaatcggtcagtcgtgTACCGAGaacttttttgtactaaggaacctacACAGGAAGTTTCATtcagatatctcaatttttatatagcaactggttgcaagagtataaaaagtataattagATTATTATATAATTGCAATTCTTCgatatatttgtacaaaatttctgAATAAAAGTCAGttcaaaataagttaaaatagtTTGTTTACCAGCTTTCCAGTCGGCTAcgtttcagatggtccatctgttgagtccaattttcgacgactcGTTCATGCATTtggactggtaactggcaaataACACGCGTGATGGTCCAAGGTctgaattgaagcgggattgtccgcatagactttagactttacatatccccacagcaAAAAGtcaatggtgtgatatcactcgtgcttgatggccaatcgacgGACTCAAAACGTAAATCCATtgtttgatgcgatgtgtggtaagtggtgccgtcttgttaaaaccaaatgtcgccgagatcacgagcagctatttcaggtatcaaatagtcggttatcatggcgcgataacggtcgtcgGTGGAATTTTTGAAGAGATATGGACCGATAATCCAGCTCACAAAACGGTCTTTTTTCTGGAGGATACTATTTTCTGGAACTTTTCATTAGCCCATAGAGTCATGCGAAAAATGCGCTAAGTTGTTCCAAACGTCAGTCTAttctgtcgaatattatccaataatgaatgctggacttcaagatgggtgatggtgtagTATAGTAGGCTGAAAATGTTGACTATAACTTCGTAGTAAAGataaacgatttgtaaacgttgttcaggcgatAGTCtatccatgatgaaatgtcaagcaCTGACAGCTCAAAGAGGCTATTGATaaaagtacttctacttggatcacccgttacaactTGGAAACAGTGGGAAGTGTTTCGAACATAAATAGTCGATAAAATCTCTTACTCCTAGgaatatactaaaattaaaattttaaagtgttcTTCTTCAGGAATTAGTGTTTTGCGGTATCTATAAATATGgcgttcataattttaaagcaTGTTTAGTATTAACCGTAGATAACTTTagtcaaaatcaataaaattgcaTTCTTGATAACTACCGGGAGCAAGAAAACGGCGAATTTTGTAGTAATTTTCCTTCATCTCATTTAGTAAAAAACAAATTGATTCCTCatttaaacgaaaataatttataaatttgaacaaatattatttagaaGTTATTCTAATGGACTTGATTGATTAGTGATAGCGCTAGACCTTTTCTCTACTTTGAAAATTGAACGTGTTCAAAGGGCGTCTCTCATCGACATTTCCGACTCACTGCAGACTACACCAATAATATTGTATCACCTAACGTCATTTGAAACATAGCACCCGTGGACATTCCCGGCAGATGTATTGCTGCAAAGTGCGCTCTAAGGCTCAGGAAAGCTGGGTATATGAAGAGGGCCGAACAAGGACACCACAAATTGTCTCCCCTTGCAACTGCATTCTTATATGTATACTCGGATCACTGCGAAGCTGTGGCATGTGAACCTAGCGTGCGCTTAGCACTGCGACTGTGAGATCATTTTGGCTTAGAGTAGAACGCGTCAGATCTACTTAACTATTTGCTCGAGCCGCTTTATCTATTTGGAAGGATCTTATGATTTATTGTATATGAGTTTTAGGTACCACAACACGCTTGCTttctaagaaatatttattttaattataaagagTTTCAGgttaattttcaattgtaaatattcaagacaatttattttattattttacagcaattaattaatgaaaaaaattatgactaAATCAGAGCGAAACCAACATTGCAATTacataagattttttttaaatttagatttatcCATAAATAGTtgtatcacatacatatacataatatacatatacatatattatatgcgaGTAATCTCATTGAATCGCATAGAGACGTTTCTATATCTAAtagtgtacatttgtatgtgtgctggTGTTGTAATGCTCGGTACAACGCCTTTGAAATATTAGTAAACTCAATTTATTCacttaaatatgcatttttaatatttccaagtcaaaaatatatactcttactacaaaaaaatatttacaagcatGCTCTCACTATAATATTTTTGGCGGGGCTAACTTTAAAACAAGTCCACAGCGCCGCCTAAGGCGACTTTTTATAGAAAACATAACTTCACAATCAACTATATTTAGTTGTCCTCCTTCGGCGGTGGATGCTTGAAGATCTCTTCGAGCTGTGTTATTAAACCGATCACACGATAGTTCTCCTCGAGCATCGCGAACTCCTCCAATGGTTTCAAAAGCTTCAGCGCGTCGGTGTAATTAGTCACGTGTTTGGGCAGCTCCTCCTCGTCGCGGTCGCTATGCTCCGACCAATGTCCCGGACTCTGTGCAGTTCGCTCGGTAACTGGTACGCCAATCGACTCGATCTTTTGTATTTTCAGTGGTTGGTGGGTGAAGCTCGCCTCGCTGCTCGGACGTTTGCGACGTATGCTTACTGTTTGTGTTATTTCAGGGGTGTGCGTATTATTGGCTTGCGATGTGGTCGGTGACGTAGTTTTTGGCAGGGGTGCAAGCGGTGGCACCAATTCACTTAAACTCACGACTCTCAGAGCAGGCAGTTGAGCGGCATGGGACGTGTTGGCTGGCGCCGCGTGTTGTTGTAGCTCGGTTGGTGTGGTCACCGGTGTGGCTGGTGGTGTTGGTGTTCTGCGGCGTTTATTAGTTTCGTCcgctgttgcagttgttgttgtaggtgaGGGTGGCGGTGGCACAAGTTCACTTATGTTTGGTTTAACATCCTGCTCCTCTTCATCCGCGTCCAGATCTATAACTTCTTCTTTGATTTTCGTCGCTaacgtagttgttgttgtagcgggtTTAGCGCTTGTTGCGCTCTTCGCACCCGAAGGTTTGCCAGCCTCATCGCTGCGTCGCAAGTTAAAGGTGTGTATTTGCACTAGCGGTGTGGTTGTTGttacggttgttgttgttggttgctgcGCGGCTTCTTTTGGCGCAAGCGTTATCGTGCTGGGCGCCTGTTTCTTATTCTCCTGCCTGCTGCAGTAGCTCAGTATGTCCTTCAGGTCGAGCGAAAGCGGTGGCGGACGTGTATCCTGCG
Coding sequences within:
- the LOC105224462 gene encoding uncharacterized protein LOC105224462; this encodes MAKDTISLRNKSLPEISKKKSVKDYIDIDQTVLEPSPQRIRNILTLEERVAAIEAYDCRPMYTKVAKMFNCSWEQIKNIIANRDAIMEFYMATRSAETQNDSNRLEVRSRKIRFLGECLYEYIQRAQFHAKAHITEELLRMKANEFRDIIQIDNFMPNKAWINHFKATYNFSLSNRQITITRTPPTSLDLKDIMTYCTKNKAKAEASSPSAIEDRESDLYRTATRIAISGENEAALQEMKQRRLRKINFLKKTLFEYWQRARHHHKMRMNENSLRKVAFELKEMLKIDNFYPDKEWLTQYITVIYPNMLKQAQDTRPPPLSLDLKDILSYCSRQENKKQAPSTITLAPKEAAQQPTTTTVTTTTPLVQIHTFNLRRSDEAGKPSGAKSATSAKPATTTTTLATKIKEEVIDLDADEEEQDVKPNISELVPPPPSPTTTTATADETNKRRRTPTPPATPVTTPTELQQHAAPANTSHAAQLPALRVVSLSELVPPLAPLPKTTSPTTSQANNTHTPEITQTVSIRRKRPSSEASFTHQPLKIQKIESIGVPVTERTAQSPGHWSEHSDRDEEELPKHVTNYTDALKLLKPLEEFAMLEENYRVIGLITQLEEIFKHPPPKEDN